The following proteins are encoded in a genomic region of Saccharopolyspora antimicrobica:
- a CDS encoding putative quinol monooxygenase translates to MGELFIVAGLRAKEGKDDELRRDLAELVELSRQEEGSIRYDLFVSRDEPGLFVLVEHWASEEARSKHHNESSHIQRFHGDGKRNVERTEFFHMLDRVV, encoded by the coding sequence ATGGGTGAACTCTTCATTGTCGCCGGATTGCGCGCCAAGGAGGGGAAGGATGACGAACTGCGTCGCGATCTGGCCGAATTGGTCGAACTCTCGCGTCAGGAGGAAGGAAGTATTCGATACGACCTGTTCGTCTCCCGGGATGAACCTGGGCTGTTCGTTCTCGTGGAACACTGGGCCAGCGAAGAAGCACGAAGCAAGCACCACAACGAGAGCTCGCACATCCAGCGTTTCCACGGCGACGGCAAGAGGAATGTGGAGAGGACGGAATTCTTCCACATGCTCGACCGCGTGGTGTGA